The proteins below are encoded in one region of Alistipes communis:
- a CDS encoding HU family DNA-binding protein: MTKADIVSRIAEQTGVEKGIVTSVVEGFMEQLRDSLIGGENVYLRGFGTFLLKHRAAKTARNISKNTTMIVPAHTIPAFKPSKAFQKSIAIKS; this comes from the coding sequence ATGACAAAGGCGGACATTGTAAGCCGGATCGCGGAGCAGACTGGCGTTGAGAAAGGAATCGTAACGAGTGTAGTGGAAGGATTCATGGAGCAGCTCCGGGACTCCTTGATCGGCGGTGAGAATGTTTACCTACGCGGATTCGGCACGTTCTTGCTGAAACACCGGGCGGCCAAAACGGCGCGTAACATCTCCAAAAATACGACGATGATCGTCCCTGCCCATACGATCCCGGCTTTCAAGCCCTCGAAAGCTTTTCAAAAGTCTATTGCTATCAAAAGTTAG
- a CDS encoding S41 family peptidase, with amino-acid sequence MKRNIFVFALILSIITFNYAVVYGDVAYQNADSLAQIRENREIKISGKIDITDIATPATEVPKFLSLSGLPHPFNDSIPEYILDQVTLRNKSLSKDSLCSADLIWVLRPYLQWLQNIDPHFRVEPQPVHFSDVKKADDISVFGFLSLNVNDTLIVDRSIDPLFQQGDRILRINDVPASQYLQYCYDDRHIYPFTLLSNYHYAIITAFDYKIRLARKGNILEINTSGFPWKDVYLKLNRQREFQSRIFKDAKTGYFSIGEFYPNNNLLIRKLRTAVLQARREGCTSFILDLRGNPGGNGHSFDRLLSIFINRSTIPYLKNERLKVSPWTLNDYDFLTSDMLGSVIEVPSQHINKTIYLDQQLYIPGMQYYVLMDKDTSSIAASFCNILQYNGAALLAGEPLRRNALKYGETVEARFGISGLYLCVSTVEYDEYTRAVDGVLMPDIAIPYIAQDYLSGGDAMLDKLLEIIESNPIN; translated from the coding sequence ATGAAAAGGAATATATTTGTTTTCGCATTGATTTTATCAATTATCACGTTTAATTACGCCGTTGTATATGGAGACGTAGCCTATCAAAATGCAGACAGCCTCGCACAAATCCGGGAAAATCGAGAAATAAAAATCAGCGGCAAAATCGACATAACGGATATTGCAACGCCGGCAACAGAGGTACCCAAGTTTCTCTCATTGTCGGGCCTGCCCCATCCTTTCAATGATTCCATACCGGAATATATATTGGATCAGGTAACACTCCGAAATAAAAGTTTATCTAAGGACTCATTATGCAGTGCAGACTTAATTTGGGTACTTCGCCCCTATCTGCAATGGCTGCAAAATATCGATCCTCATTTTCGGGTCGAACCGCAACCCGTTCATTTCTCGGATGTAAAAAAAGCCGATGATATTTCCGTATTCGGTTTTTTATCGCTCAACGTCAATGATACGCTTATCGTAGATCGTTCAATCGACCCTCTCTTTCAACAAGGCGATCGAATCCTGCGCATCAATGATGTCCCAGCCTCACAATATCTTCAATATTGCTATGACGACAGACATATCTACCCGTTCACCCTTTTATCCAATTATCATTATGCGATTATTACTGCATTTGATTACAAGATTCGTTTGGCTCGCAAAGGCAATATTTTGGAAATCAATACATCCGGCTTCCCGTGGAAAGACGTGTATCTCAAATTGAACCGACAACGTGAATTTCAAAGTCGAATCTTCAAAGATGCCAAAACAGGATATTTTTCGATCGGAGAGTTTTATCCTAATAACAATCTTCTGATTCGCAAGCTGCGAACGGCCGTACTTCAGGCTCGGCGAGAGGGATGTACTTCGTTCATATTGGATTTAAGAGGCAATCCGGGCGGTAACGGACATTCATTCGACAGGCTGCTATCCATATTCATCAATCGGTCGACCATTCCGTATTTGAAGAACGAACGATTAAAAGTCTCTCCATGGACCTTAAATGATTACGATTTTCTGACCTCGGATATGCTCGGTTCGGTCATCGAGGTTCCAAGTCAACACATAAATAAAACCATATACCTCGATCAACAATTATACATCCCGGGGATGCAATACTATGTATTGATGGACAAAGATACGAGTTCAATAGCCGCATCGTTCTGCAATATTCTGCAATACAATGGCGCCGCCCTGTTAGCCGGGGAACCACTACGCCGCAATGCGTTGAAATACGGGGAAACTGTGGAGGCCCGATTCGGAATTTCCGGATTATATCTCTGCGTATCGACGGTCGAATACGACGAATACACCCGTGCTGTCGACGGGGTGCTGATGCCCGACATCGCCATTCCATACATAGCGCAGGATTACCTTTCGGGAGGGGATGCCATGCTCGACAAATTGCTGGAAATCATTGAATCCAACCCAATAAATTAA
- a CDS encoding ATP-dependent nuclease yields MYIKSVHIENYKSYKGCFDISLNSGINILVGNNEAGKSTLIEAIHLALTGMLNGRYLKNELSQYLFNNDIVNEYLDNLKNGRPASLPHILIELYIGGDDCPMFCGNENSLKADDCGLSYKITFDERYRDVYEELIKQDVKTLPIEYYDVVWTSFARDGLITSRNIPLKSALIDSSNTRYQNGSDVYISRIVKECLEPKEIVDITQAYRKMQEVFMGEESIGNINTRLKGASRISNKDVELSVDLSSKNAWENCLMTYLDKIPFNYIGKGEQCIVKTKLALAHKKAKEASIILMEEPENHLSYSKLNELIAAIKEHCKEKQIIISTHSSFVANKLGLKSLILLHDRKTLRLHDLSPSTIDYFEKLSGYDTLRLLLCQKAILVEGDSDELVVQKAYLKKYGKLPIEDGVDVIAVGNLSFLRFLEIAKYLTIQVTVVTDNDGNIDALNEKYKEYKDLPNICICFDDTIDAGDLRIGDKPFNYNTMEPKIVKANSLDKMNIIMGTAYENIDDLHKYMKAHKTDCALAIFNTTEELVFPEYINRAIL; encoded by the coding sequence ATGTACATAAAATCCGTACACATTGAAAACTATAAAAGTTATAAAGGCTGTTTCGATATATCGTTGAACAGCGGTATAAATATTCTTGTTGGCAACAATGAGGCCGGAAAATCGACGCTTATCGAAGCAATACATTTGGCTTTAACCGGAATGCTGAATGGCCGGTATCTTAAAAATGAGCTATCACAATATCTGTTTAACAATGATATTGTTAATGAGTATCTGGACAATCTTAAAAATGGTCGCCCTGCATCTCTGCCGCATATTCTTATAGAGTTGTATATCGGGGGCGATGACTGTCCCATGTTTTGCGGGAATGAAAATAGCCTCAAAGCGGATGACTGCGGACTGTCATACAAGATAACCTTTGACGAACGTTATAGGGATGTTTACGAAGAACTCATCAAACAGGATGTCAAAACGTTACCCATTGAATATTACGATGTCGTTTGGACGTCATTTGCACGGGACGGCTTGATAACAAGTCGCAATATTCCGTTGAAGTCGGCTCTGATAGACTCGTCCAATACTCGCTATCAGAATGGGTCGGACGTTTATATATCCCGTATCGTCAAAGAGTGTCTGGAACCGAAAGAGATCGTGGATATTACTCAGGCGTACAGAAAAATGCAGGAGGTGTTCATGGGGGAAGAATCTATCGGAAATATCAACACTCGATTAAAAGGGGCCAGCAGAATCTCGAATAAAGACGTGGAATTATCCGTCGATTTGTCCTCGAAAAACGCATGGGAAAATTGTCTGATGACCTATCTGGATAAAATCCCGTTTAATTATATCGGTAAAGGCGAGCAATGCATCGTCAAAACCAAATTGGCTTTAGCCCATAAAAAAGCGAAAGAGGCGAGTATAATTTTAATGGAAGAACCGGAAAATCATCTGTCTTATTCCAAACTGAACGAATTGATAGCTGCCATAAAGGAGCATTGCAAAGAGAAACAGATTATCATTTCGACACACAGCAGCTTCGTTGCGAACAAATTAGGTCTGAAATCTTTGATTCTGTTGCATGATCGAAAGACATTGCGGCTGCATGATTTGTCGCCAAGCACGATTGATTATTTCGAGAAATTATCGGGGTACGATACACTGCGACTTTTGCTCTGCCAAAAGGCAATATTGGTAGAAGGAGATTCCGACGAATTGGTCGTGCAAAAAGCCTACTTGAAGAAATACGGAAAACTACCAATAGAAGATGGCGTGGACGTAATAGCTGTCGGCAATCTGTCGTTTTTACGATTCTTGGAAATTGCCAAATACCTTACGATTCAGGTGACGGTAGTTACAGACAATGACGGGAACATTGATGCTTTGAATGAGAAATACAAGGAATACAAGGATTTACCCAATATTTGCATCTGTTTCGATGACACGATAGATGCCGGGGATTTGCGTATTGGCGATAAGCCATTCAACTACAATACGATGGAGCCTAAAATTGTAAAGGCGAACTCATTGGATAAAATGAATATCATAATGGGCACTGCATATGAAAATATTGATGATTTGCACAAATACATGAAAGCACATAAGACGGATTGTGCTTTGGCTATTTTCAATACAACCGAAGAGTTGGTATTTCCTGAATACATAAATAGAGCTATTCTGTGA
- a CDS encoding tetratricopeptide repeat protein, giving the protein MLIFISCQKNTIVELRLKHAEELMSEHPDSAWHILESIDRQALDSRRIRARHALLSSQALDKNYIDVNNDSLICIAIDYYANHGSYEDRAKTYYYHAIVQGNASNTEAAIKALVMAEEYAKKTKNSLLNGLIFSYLGDQYYSQYSFDGAIAAYSSAIPFFETIKNKTYLLYVLWRKGVSLNLADNPQQAIECLSEAQTIAVDLGDRPAILDIIASIGGIKIDRNDDITSLQTYKQDIFDIYNRYADGEIPVEHYPLIGYIYWQEGQIDSARILCNRYYSLQPHITSLNVGVLSILSQVEESDGNYKKALFYERLYSNYSDSLNMEWRNNLVQNLERKYRTEYFQKSYAALKKTSRYAMVSLILVIAIIIILAAVVIASYKRAIYRKNQELSEYEHYIRESKTHYAELTHEYNEIKRNLTIPNEHSQTLFVILENRIKSLQKLLELASICETNPDNFYRQFKEHLKVASGKNQELANDVIAIANLSCHGIIDYLQKSYPALSQRELCYCGFICLGFSPESIRILYNHTNTYSIYTLRSKIRSKLGITNDSSNLEKYIVELKKYLGKTTDLV; this is encoded by the coding sequence ATGCTGATATTCATCAGCTGCCAGAAAAACACTATTGTTGAATTACGGTTGAAGCATGCGGAAGAATTGATGTCGGAGCATCCTGATAGTGCTTGGCATATACTTGAATCCATCGACCGACAAGCACTCGATTCCCGGCGCATAAGAGCCCGTCATGCTCTTTTGTCGTCACAGGCGCTCGACAAAAATTATATCGATGTAAACAATGATTCTTTAATCTGTATTGCTATTGACTATTACGCGAATCATGGCAGTTATGAAGATCGGGCTAAAACATATTACTATCACGCGATAGTTCAAGGTAACGCTTCAAATACAGAGGCAGCCATCAAAGCTCTCGTTATGGCCGAGGAATATGCCAAGAAAACAAAAAACAGTCTCTTGAACGGTTTAATATTTTCGTATCTTGGAGATCAATACTATAGTCAATATAGCTTTGATGGAGCCATTGCGGCTTATTCTTCTGCAATTCCTTTCTTCGAAACTATCAAGAATAAAACTTACCTTTTATACGTATTATGGCGAAAAGGTGTATCGCTGAATTTGGCCGATAATCCACAACAAGCGATCGAGTGTTTATCCGAAGCGCAAACGATCGCGGTAGATTTGGGAGACCGCCCCGCAATCTTGGATATTATAGCTTCCATCGGAGGAATAAAAATAGATAGGAACGACGATATAACATCCTTACAAACTTATAAACAAGATATATTCGATATATATAACAGATATGCTGATGGAGAAATTCCGGTGGAGCATTATCCTCTTATCGGATATATTTATTGGCAGGAGGGACAGATCGACTCCGCCCGTATATTGTGCAATCGATACTATTCGCTCCAACCTCATATAACATCATTGAATGTGGGCGTTTTGAGTATTCTGTCTCAGGTTGAAGAATCGGATGGCAATTATAAAAAAGCGTTATTTTACGAACGTTTGTACTCCAATTATTCCGATTCTCTCAATATGGAATGGCGCAATAACCTGGTGCAAAATCTCGAACGGAAATATAGAACCGAATATTTTCAAAAGTCCTATGCCGCATTGAAAAAGACGAGCCGGTATGCGATGGTATCTTTGATTTTGGTTATTGCAATAATCATAATTCTTGCAGCGGTTGTAATTGCGTCTTACAAACGGGCCATATATCGAAAAAATCAGGAACTCAGCGAATATGAACATTATATAAGGGAAAGTAAAACGCATTATGCGGAACTGACCCATGAGTATAATGAAATCAAAAGGAATCTGACGATTCCCAATGAGCATTCTCAAACCTTATTTGTCATCTTGGAGAATAGAATCAAAAGCCTGCAAAAATTACTGGAATTGGCATCTATTTGTGAAACGAATCCAGATAATTTTTACAGACAATTCAAGGAACACCTCAAGGTCGCTTCCGGAAAAAATCAAGAATTGGCGAATGATGTGATTGCTATCGCGAACTTATCCTGTCATGGAATAATTGACTATTTACAAAAGTCATATCCGGCACTTTCACAACGCGAACTTTGCTATTGCGGGTTTATTTGTTTGGGATTTTCTCCGGAAAGTATTCGGATTTTATATAATCATACGAATACTTACAGCATCTATACGCTGCGAAGCAAAATTCGCAGTAAATTGGGAATAACGAACGATTCGTCGAACCTCGAAAAATACATCGTAGAACTGAAAAAATACCTGGGTAAAACGACTGATCTTGTATAA
- the mobC gene encoding conjugal transfer protein MobC — protein sequence MSQEDDLRGLSKVMDFMRALSILFVVIHIYWYCYGQILAWNVNIGVIDRILLNFDRTAGLFGSILYTKLFAVLFLGLSCLGTKGVKEEEITWRRILAALAAGFVLFFFNWWLLDLPLPLSAVTGFYILTLSAGYICLLMGGVWMSRLLKNNMMDDPFNNENESFMQETRLVENEYSVNLPTRFYYNKRWHNGFANVVVPQRACICVGVPGSGKSYAVVNQFIKQQIEKGYTMYVYDFKFPDLAEIAYNHLLMHQEGYKKVPTFYVINFDDPRRSHRCNPINPAFMNDISDAYESAYTIMLNLNKTWVQKQGDFFVESPIILFAAVIWFLRIYDGGKYCTFPHAIEFLNKRYEDIFPILTSYPELENYLSPFMDAWLGGAQDQLQGQIASAKIPLSRMISPQLYWVMSGDDFTLDINNPDDPKVLAVGNNPDRQNIYGAALGLYNSRIVKLINKKGQLKSSVIIDELPTIYFKGLDNLIATARSNKVAVLLGFQDFSQLKRDYGDKEAAVVINTVGNIFSGQVVGETAKMLSERFGKVLQKRQSMTINRNDKSTSISTQMDSLIPASKISTLTQGMFVGAVADSFEQPIEQKIFHAEIVVDSAKVKAETARYVKIPIITDFRDENGVERMQETIKENYDRIKAEAAEIVDKELDRLRKDPVLCKLLPPEQGA from the coding sequence ATGTCACAGGAGGACGATCTAAGGGGGCTGTCCAAGGTCATGGACTTCATGCGGGCCCTGAGCATTTTATTCGTGGTAATCCACATCTACTGGTACTGCTACGGTCAGATTCTGGCGTGGAACGTCAATATAGGCGTGATAGACAGGATTCTGCTCAACTTCGACCGCACGGCGGGACTGTTCGGCAGCATACTCTACACCAAACTTTTCGCCGTGCTCTTTCTCGGCCTCTCGTGCCTCGGCACCAAAGGGGTCAAGGAGGAGGAGATCACATGGCGCCGGATCCTCGCGGCACTCGCGGCCGGCTTCGTGCTCTTCTTTTTCAACTGGTGGCTGCTCGACCTGCCGCTGCCGCTGTCCGCCGTCACGGGGTTCTACATCCTGACGCTATCGGCCGGATATATCTGCCTGCTGATGGGCGGCGTGTGGATGAGCCGGCTGTTGAAGAACAACATGATGGACGACCCTTTCAACAACGAGAACGAATCGTTCATGCAGGAAACGCGCCTCGTTGAGAACGAATACTCGGTGAACCTACCGACGCGGTTCTATTATAACAAGCGGTGGCACAATGGCTTCGCCAACGTCGTAGTGCCGCAGAGAGCCTGTATCTGCGTCGGCGTTCCGGGGTCGGGCAAGAGCTACGCTGTTGTCAATCAATTCATCAAGCAGCAGATCGAAAAGGGGTACACGATGTACGTTTACGATTTCAAGTTTCCCGACCTCGCGGAGATCGCCTACAACCACCTGCTGATGCACCAAGAAGGCTACAAGAAGGTACCGACCTTTTACGTCATCAATTTCGACGACCCGCGCCGCTCGCACCGCTGCAACCCGATCAATCCCGCCTTTATGAACGACATCTCGGACGCCTACGAGAGCGCCTATACCATCATGCTGAACCTGAACAAGACATGGGTGCAGAAGCAGGGCGATTTCTTCGTCGAGTCGCCCATTATCCTTTTCGCCGCCGTGATCTGGTTCCTGCGTATCTACGACGGGGGAAAGTACTGCACTTTTCCGCACGCCATCGAGTTTCTGAACAAACGCTACGAGGATATCTTCCCGATTCTGACGAGTTATCCGGAGTTGGAAAATTATTTAAGTCCGTTCATGGATGCGTGGCTCGGCGGGGCGCAAGACCAGTTGCAGGGCCAGATCGCCTCGGCCAAAATTCCGCTCTCGCGCATGATCTCCCCGCAGCTCTACTGGGTCATGTCGGGCGACGACTTCACGCTCGACATCAACAATCCGGACGATCCGAAGGTGCTGGCGGTGGGCAACAACCCCGACCGGCAGAACATCTACGGCGCAGCCCTCGGTCTGTACAACAGCCGTATCGTAAAGCTCATCAACAAGAAGGGGCAGCTCAAATCGTCGGTCATCATCGACGAGCTGCCGACGATCTACTTCAAGGGCCTCGACAACCTGATCGCCACGGCCCGGAGCAACAAGGTAGCCGTGTTGCTCGGATTCCAAGACTTCAGCCAGCTCAAACGCGACTACGGCGACAAGGAGGCCGCCGTGGTGATAAACACCGTCGGCAACATCTTCTCCGGACAGGTAGTGGGCGAAACGGCCAAGATGCTCTCGGAGCGGTTCGGCAAGGTGCTGCAAAAGCGACAGTCCATGACGATCAACCGCAACGACAAATCGACCTCCATATCGACGCAGATGGACAGCCTGATCCCGGCCTCGAAGATCTCGACGCTCACGCAGGGGATGTTCGTCGGGGCTGTGGCCGACAGCTTCGAGCAGCCTATCGAGCAGAAGATATTCCACGCCGAAATCGTCGTGGACAGCGCAAAGGTCAAGGCCGAGACGGCCCGCTATGTGAAGATACCCATAATCACCGACTTCAGGGACGAGAACGGCGTGGAGCGCATGCAGGAAACGATCAAGGAGAACTACGACCGTATCAAGGCCGAAGCCGCGGAGATCGTCGACAAGGAACTCGACCGCCTACGCAAAGACCCCGTGCTGTGCAAGCTGCTGCCGCCGGAGCAAGGAGCATAA
- a CDS encoding DUF3244 domain-containing protein: MKRIILLMFLSFLACGELVAANEISREVKIKIVILGGDRPRPRSEQSWNIVAAELNGNLLFIDFYETVGKVTITVKNSYGQIVCSHPCDTTFEPVVIMNVPVDKDNYTINIIGDQIEAYGEYYL, encoded by the coding sequence ATGAAAAGGATTATTCTTCTTATGTTTCTGAGTTTTCTTGCGTGTGGAGAACTCGTTGCGGCCAATGAAATTAGCCGGGAAGTAAAAATCAAAATTGTTATTTTAGGAGGAGATAGGCCTCGCCCTCGGTCAGAACAAAGCTGGAATATCGTGGCTGCCGAATTGAACGGCAACCTATTATTTATTGATTTCTATGAAACCGTCGGCAAGGTTACAATTACGGTGAAAAATTCATATGGACAAATCGTCTGTTCGCATCCTTGCGATACGACATTCGAGCCGGTAGTAATCATGAATGTCCCCGTTGATAAGGATAATTATACCATCAATATTATCGGAGACCAGATAGAAGCTTACGGAGAGTATTACTTATAG
- a CDS encoding phage integrase SAM-like domain-containing protein → MELEQSFIEKFHAYLHHDLGIFSNASSGFNCLKYLVNTAFNNGWMPRNPLTLYRCTSPQCAESLRWPGDEAVSLLPMGFSTDRSRRWYRTSAAISALSIERLCRKRSQRVP, encoded by the coding sequence ATGGAACTGGAGCAGTCGTTCATCGAAAAATTCCACGCCTATCTGCATCATGACCTCGGCATATTCTCCAACGCCTCGTCCGGATTCAACTGCCTGAAATATCTGGTCAATACTGCCTTCAACAACGGCTGGATGCCCCGCAACCCTTTAACACTCTACCGCTGTACTTCTCCGCAATGTGCGGAATCTTTGCGGTGGCCGGGCGACGAGGCCGTATCATTGCTGCCGATGGGGTTCTCGACAGACCGCAGCCGAAGGTGGTACAGAACGTCGGCGGCAATTTCAGCACTTTCTATCGAACGCTTATGCAGGAAGCGTTCGCAAAGAGTGCCGTAA
- a CDS encoding UvrD-helicase domain-containing protein has protein sequence MNNKVIIAAAGSGKTTHLIETALLLRNATILITTFTDENEKEIRTRFFERNGCIPSNVVIQTWFSFLLQHGVRPYQGYLYDKNIVGLSLVNSQSALRSRETNVERHYLTGDKKIYSDKIAKFACRCDERSNGAVISRLSKIYTHIFIDEVQDLAGYDLEFLDKLFLSPLEILLVGDPRQGTFSTNSSAKHKQFRRSNILDYFKSRKMKFNLDIDSQSLNVNHRCVSEICDFSNKLYPDMIATTSDNTSEIEHKGVYFLRQTDVEEYLQKYSPIQLRQSKSTDTHPAYPTLNFGVSKGLSFDRVLIYPTKPILDWIIRGIELKPTSKCKLYVAITRARYSVAILYDYNDNVNICGITKYK, from the coding sequence GTGAACAACAAAGTCATTATAGCAGCTGCGGGTTCCGGCAAAACGACGCATCTTATAGAAACGGCACTCCTATTGCGGAATGCCACTATACTTATCACTACATTTACAGACGAAAATGAGAAGGAAATACGAACCCGTTTTTTTGAAAGAAACGGATGCATACCATCCAATGTCGTCATTCAAACATGGTTCTCATTTCTGTTACAACATGGGGTCAGGCCCTATCAAGGATATTTATATGACAAGAATATCGTCGGGTTATCTTTAGTAAACAGCCAATCCGCTTTGCGTAGTCGAGAAACGAATGTCGAACGTCATTATCTTACTGGGGATAAAAAAATATATTCCGACAAAATCGCCAAGTTCGCCTGCCGCTGCGACGAACGCTCCAATGGAGCGGTAATATCCCGATTATCCAAAATATATACTCATATTTTCATTGATGAGGTGCAAGATCTTGCCGGATATGATTTGGAATTTTTAGATAAGTTATTTCTTTCTCCACTGGAAATTCTATTAGTAGGAGATCCTCGTCAAGGAACTTTCTCAACAAATAGTTCTGCTAAACACAAACAATTCAGACGGTCTAATATATTGGATTATTTCAAAAGTCGCAAAATGAAATTTAACCTCGATATTGATTCACAATCTTTGAATGTAAACCATCGGTGTGTATCTGAAATCTGTGATTTTTCAAATAAACTATATCCTGATATGATTGCAACAACGTCTGATAATACATCTGAAATAGAGCATAAAGGGGTATATTTTCTTCGGCAAACAGATGTGGAAGAATATTTACAGAAATACAGTCCTATTCAGTTACGACAGAGTAAAAGTACCGATACCCATCCTGCATACCCGACATTGAATTTCGGGGTATCCAAAGGTTTGTCATTCGATAGAGTTCTCATATATCCAACAAAGCCTATTTTAGATTGGATTATCAGAGGAATAGAATTGAAACCGACAAGTAAGTGCAAGTTATATGTCGCTATAACGCGGGCACGATATAGTGTCGCCATTTTATATGATTATAACGACAATGTAAATATATGTGGAATAACAAAATATAAATGA
- a CDS encoding RNA polymerase sigma-70 factor, whose protein sequence is MSASKLPISQRDFEHLYMTYKPRFLRIAQSYVRDAMTAEDLVAESFIQFLESRATVDTEHIPAYLLSSVKNRCLNYLRDCKRHHEAHDKLRTSAVRTLEQHLDILETTLPETMRYAEVSEIIERTLRGMPERTRRVFLAHRIENMSYKEIERLYGLSERQINYRLQTAKEQLRVALKDYAPLLALWTVLH, encoded by the coding sequence ATGTCAGCCTCGAAGCTCCCGATCTCGCAGCGCGATTTCGAACATCTGTATATGACTTACAAGCCACGGTTCCTGCGTATCGCCCAATCCTACGTTCGGGACGCTATGACCGCAGAAGACTTGGTTGCGGAAAGTTTTATTCAATTCTTGGAAAGCCGTGCGACGGTGGACACGGAACATATTCCGGCCTACCTGCTTTCGTCGGTCAAAAACCGATGTTTGAACTATCTGCGGGATTGCAAGCGGCACCATGAGGCGCACGACAAACTGCGCACATCGGCTGTCCGGACATTGGAGCAACACCTCGATATTCTGGAAACGACGCTTCCGGAAACGATGCGCTATGCGGAAGTCAGCGAGATCATCGAACGCACGCTCCGGGGGATGCCCGAGCGCACGCGGCGCGTTTTTCTCGCGCACCGTATAGAGAATATGAGCTACAAAGAGATCGAACGGCTGTACGGCCTTTCGGAACGTCAGATCAACTACCGGCTCCAGACAGCCAAAGAGCAACTTCGCGTAGCACTGAAAGACTATGCCCCTCTGCTGGCATTGTGGACGGTGCTTCATTAA
- a CDS encoding FecR family protein, producing the protein MDKELLYRYIQCRSTQEEEARILAWLESDPANRKTLSAMYGQLETLTLLDARLDDLYSASRMRVRRRRRLLRWSAAAAAAVVLCAGAVHFTASHYLTTFGRQETVLAAQDAPVRYTLGDGTTVWLNAGATLECPAVFTGRERTVGITGEAMFDVRHDEDHPFVVRTAACDVRVLGTKFNVRADAAGSTFEAALLRGRIEVVNRTTRERLVLAANESASLENGALVRGRIADADDYLWTDGYINLKGHSFAELLSTFRRAFNVRIDSEALPMPAGRYKWGKIRIADGIDNALEVLQNSYPFDYTFDSEKRLVVIRPHK; encoded by the coding sequence ATGGATAAAGAATTATTATACCGGTATATCCAATGCCGCAGCACGCAAGAGGAAGAGGCCCGGATTTTAGCGTGGCTGGAATCCGATCCCGCAAACCGGAAGACGCTCTCGGCGATGTACGGGCAATTAGAAACGCTGACGCTTCTGGACGCCCGCCTCGACGACCTTTATTCCGCGAGCCGTATGCGTGTGCGCCGCCGTCGCCGTCTGCTGCGCTGGAGTGCCGCGGCGGCGGCCGCCGTCGTGCTGTGTGCGGGAGCCGTTCATTTCACGGCCTCGCATTACCTCACGACGTTCGGGCGTCAGGAAACGGTGTTGGCGGCTCAGGACGCTCCGGTGCGTTATACGCTCGGGGACGGCACGACGGTGTGGCTCAATGCGGGCGCTACGCTGGAGTGCCCCGCCGTGTTCACGGGCCGCGAGCGTACGGTCGGCATCACGGGCGAAGCCATGTTCGACGTCCGACACGACGAGGATCACCCGTTCGTGGTTCGCACTGCGGCCTGCGATGTCCGGGTGCTGGGCACGAAGTTCAACGTTCGGGCGGATGCCGCGGGCTCGACATTCGAAGCGGCGCTGCTGCGGGGCCGTATCGAGGTCGTGAACCGTACGACGCGCGAACGGCTCGTGCTCGCAGCGAACGAATCGGCGTCGCTCGAAAACGGGGCTTTGGTGCGCGGTCGCATCGCGGATGCGGACGACTACCTGTGGACGGACGGCTACATCAACCTCAAGGGACACTCGTTCGCGGAACTCCTCTCGACGTTCCGCCGCGCTTTCAACGTGAGAATCGACTCCGAAGCTCTTCCGATGCCCGCAGGCCGTTACAAGTGGGGCAAGATCCGCATCGCGGACGGCATCGACAATGCGCTGGAAGTCCTGCAAAACTCCTATCCTTTCGACTATACGTTCGATTCCGAAAAGCGGCTCGTCGTCATACGGCCGCACAAATAA